From the Diospyros lotus cultivar Yz01 chromosome 13, ASM1463336v1, whole genome shotgun sequence genome, one window contains:
- the LOC127787813 gene encoding uncharacterized protein LOC127787813, with protein MIGVAAKLSRAAKAACRLYGAAPISRRPSLISEASPLLPLSRSISKSNGPNVNPVALQMISYALSHARSRKSDDSYGQSLLVLEQCLSMQPDENSKGMVLLAMSTLFHERGNFSEAIEKLHRVQELSLSSMGIRVAATEALVGVHLELGQDDTASVLAEVCSQLLDTVKLEIGGGYGFEVLEARTKAIKGLVELVRGNLNSAEAFFVGAENNKSFAGNITLSYGEFLHVKRNFIMAKELYEKVIQGMSEKTDSTDPYYLASCNMASEDVLLAATCALGQLETHLGNFADAEEILTTALTRTEQHFGSDHPKVGVVLTCIALMFRHKAMLEHSSSILIQEGLYRKAIDLLKAPLLGTEGEETQSYRSDILALARGAYAEILCIQQSRKAEGEKMKSWAGSAWKNSRLSLAEALNISEPSSSKVPLIDARISRTL; from the exons ATGATCGGCGTGGCCGCTAAGTTGTCAAGAGCCGCAAAAGCCGCCTGCAGGCTCTACGGAGCAGCTCCCATCTCCCGGCGACCATCGCTCATTTCTGAGGCTTCTCCGTTACTGCCGCTCTCAAGGTCAATCTCCAAAAGTAACGGCCCAAATGTCAACCCGGTCGCTCTTCAGATGATCAGTTACGCTCTCTCGCATGCCCGATCCCGAAAATCAG ATGACTCGTACGGGCAGTCTCTGCTTGTTCTGGAACAGTGTCTCTCTATGCAGCCAGACGAAAATTCTAAAGGAATGGTCCTGCTCGCTATGTCTACCTTATTCCACGAAAG AGGAAATTTTTCTGAAGCGATAGAGAAACTCCACAGAGTTCAGGAACTGAGCCTCTCTTCTATGGGTATTCGCG TTGCCGCAACAGAAGCACTTGTTGGAGTGCATTTAGAGTTGGGGCAG GATGATACTGCATCGGTGCTTGCAGAAGTGTGCTCCCAATTATTGGATACTGTCAAACTTGAAATTGGTGGTGGGTATGGCTTCGAGGTTTTGGAAGCCCGTACTAAGGCAATTAAAGGACTGGTTGAGCTTGTCCGTGGTAACCTTAATTCAG CTGAGGCATTCTTTGTAGGTGCTGAGAACAACAAGTCTTTTGCTG GAAATATTACTCTATCATATGGAGAATTTCTACATGTCAAACGGAATTTCATAATGGCAAAGGAGTTATATGAGAAGGTAATTCAAGGCATGTCTGAGAAGACAGATTCCACTGACCCATATTACTTAGCATCTTGTAATATGGCCTCGGAGGATGTTTTATTGGCTGCTACCTGTGCTTTAGGGCAGTTAGAGACACATCTAGG TAACTTTGCTGATGCAGAAGAGATACTAACTACAGCATTAACGAGAACGGAACAGCATTTTG GCTCCGATCATCCAAAGGTTGGGGTTGTTTTAACCTGCATAGCCCTCATGTTTCGGCATAAAGCAATGCTGGAGCATTCAAGTTCCATTTTGATTCAAGAG GGACTTTATAGGAAGGCAATAGATTTGCTGAAAGCTCCATTGTTGGGCACTGAAG GTGAAGAAACACAGTCCTATAGAAGCGACATACTAGCTCTTGCAAGAG GTGCATATGCAGAAATCTTGTGTATCCAACAAAGCAGAAAGGCTGaaggagagaaaatgaagagttGGGCAGGGTCTGCGTGGAAAAACTCCCGCCTGTCTTTGGCCGAGGCCCTGAATATATCTGAACCTTCTTCTTCCAAGGTGCCGTTGATAGATGCTCGAATTAGCAGGACCCTCTAG
- the LOC127788027 gene encoding glutathione S-transferase T3-like: MRPNPAILEPVQDEVVPRMRKSQRTNNFSQEEDKLIVSAWFNMSKDAITGNEQQGGAFWHTILKYVELNGGNQEERSQASIKSRLTDINAKCAKFVSFYSQIERLRQSGHTEQNNVDEAKEMFANIIRRPFQYEHCWNILKMERKWTDNLTNNKKAKTHSTGSPAESNHVESCYSTPYLGDDIEPSSTPNLNKPLGKKASKKQLKNKEKQTETEDILDYHNSNQRMEVERQKAERHEKMFAQQEIALEQHHKHILE, encoded by the exons ATGCGGCCCAATCCTGCAATATTGGAGCCAGTACAAGATGAAGTCGTTCCAAGAATGAGAAAATCGCAAAGGACAAATAACTTCtctcaagaagaagataaattaattgTGTCTGCATGGTTTAACATGAGTAAAGATGCAATTACTGGAAATGAACAACAAGGTGGTGCTTTCTGGCATACAATATTGAAATACGTAGAACTTAATGGAGGCAATCAAGAAGAACGTTCGCAAGCTTCTATTAAAAGCCGTTTGACTGATATAAATGCAAAATGTGCTAAATTTGTTAGTTTTTATAGCCAAATTGAAAGACTGCGACAAAGTGGACACACCGAGCAAAATAAT gTTGATGAAGCAAAAGAAATGTTTGCAAATATTATTAGAAGACCATTTCAATATGAGCATtgttggaatatcttgaaaatgGAGCGAAAATGGACTGATAATCTCACCAACAATAAGAAAGCAAAAACCCATTCAACTGGTAGTCCTGCTGAATCAAATCATGTTGAATCTTGTTATTCAACTCCATATTTAGGGGATGACATTGAACCATCGTCTACTCCCAACCTCAATAAGCCATTAGGCAAAAAAGCTTCGAAGAAACAActtaaaaacaaagagaagcaAACCGAGACTGAAGATATACTAGATTATCATAACTCGAATCAAAGAATGGAAGTTGAACGACAAAAAGCGGAGCGGCATGAGAAAATGTTTGCTCAACAGGAGATAGCATTGGAGCAACATCATAAACA CATATTGGAATAA
- the LOC127788026 gene encoding uncharacterized protein At2g29880-like: MGGHRGKTKEPMSWSDENEHAFIGILYENVKSGMLQCSTFTKDDWGKINQAMITLTKTDYGIDRLKGKWNRLRKVHRLFSELLGHTGVTWDPNTNTVNAPEEVWQHFYTINKSEYKIFKKEGCKHYETLGEIFSGTTATGGLGNASTQLPPTSEEERQLEDDFLNRGIHVRVENADEVTNTRRHEEIGESSERRRKEPKISKTDKLDACMAQWSSTVSMRNEETELRTLYLKEKLAKLQGKSCNQSDNEATSLDPYSNVVCMDLLNNMEDVSNEVYMKAIKAFKDPDFRVSFVKMPEIRRRPILELL; encoded by the exons ATGGGTGGTCACAGAGGTAAGACTAAGGAACCAATGTCGTGGTCCGATGAGAATGAACACGCATTTATTGGTATTCTTTACGAGAATGTGAAATCAGGGATGTTGCAATGTTCTACATTCACGAAAGACGATTGGGGCAAGATCAATCAAGCCATGATTACCCTCACAAAAACGGATTACGGCATAGATAGATTAAAGGGGAAATGGAACCGTTTACGTAAGGTACATCGCTTGTTCTCTGAACTTTTAGGACATACAGGTGTTACATGGGATCCAAATACCAACACAGTTAATGCTCCAGAGGAAGTTTGGCAACACTTTTATAcg ATTAATAAGTCCGAGtacaaaatattcaagaaaGAAGGATGTAAGCACTATGAAACTCTTGGAGAGATATTTAGCGGGACTACAGCTACTGGAGGATTAGGTAATGCTTCCACTCAGCTTCCTCCAACATCAGAGGAAGAAAGGCAGTTAGAAGATGATTTTTTGAACAGAGGAATTCATGTACGTGTGGAGAATGCTGATGAAGTTACAAATACTCGTCGGCATGAAGAAATTGGTGAATCTAGCGAACGTCGACGTAAGGAACCTAAGATCAGTAAAACTGATAAACTCGATGCTTGTATGGCGCAATGGTCATCTACAGTTAGTATGAGGAATGAAGAAACTGAACTTAGGACACTTTACCTAAAAGAAAAGCTTGCAAAGCTTCAAGGAAAATCATGCAATCAATCAGATAATGAAGCTACTAGTCTGGATCCTTATTCAAATGTGGTTTGCATGGACCTCTTGAACAATATGGAAGATGTGTCTAATGAGGTTTATATGAAAGCGATAAAGGCTTTTAAGGATCCAGATTTTAGAGTGTCATTTGTGAAGATGCcagaaattagaagaagacCTATCTTGGAGCTTCTTTGA